A genomic segment from Verrucomicrobiia bacterium encodes:
- a CDS encoding response regulator transcription factor — protein MKSKMANAASTGQKPIGVSIVEDDHRVRESLARLIDRSPGFVCVSKHPSAEDALRDLPAHQPDVVLMDINLGGMSGVECVRLLKEVQPRAQVMMLTVYENTDHIFSALSAGASGYLLKQTPPDELLAAIQELNRGGSPMSSHIARKVVASFQQPAPVARETASLSPREKEVLDYLAKGFLYKEIAEALGIGYDTVHTHIRRVYEKLHVRSRAQAVAKHLGQQNEPRSTASAAAR, from the coding sequence ATGAAGTCGAAAATGGCGAATGCGGCATCCACCGGGCAAAAACCCATCGGCGTCTCCATCGTGGAAGACGATCACCGCGTGCGTGAAAGTCTGGCGCGGCTGATCGACCGTTCGCCGGGCTTCGTCTGCGTCAGCAAACACCCTTCGGCCGAGGACGCGTTGCGCGACCTGCCGGCGCATCAGCCCGACGTGGTGCTGATGGACATCAACCTCGGCGGCATGAGCGGTGTCGAATGCGTCCGACTGCTCAAGGAGGTCCAGCCCCGGGCGCAGGTGATGATGCTGACCGTTTACGAGAACACCGACCACATCTTCAGTGCATTATCCGCCGGGGCGAGCGGCTACCTGCTCAAGCAGACGCCGCCCGATGAATTGCTCGCGGCAATTCAGGAGCTGAACCGCGGCGGCTCCCCGATGAGCAGCCACATCGCCCGCAAAGTCGTGGCCTCGTTTCAACAGCCCGCCCCGGTGGCGCGGGAAACGGCGAGCCTGTCCCCGCGGGAAAAGGAAGTGCTCGATTACCTGGCCAAGGGCTTTCTCTACAAGGAAATCGCCGAAGCCCTCGGCATCGGTTACGACACCGTGCACACGCACATCCGCCGCGTTTACGAAAAACTGCACGTGCGTTCGCGGGCCCAGGCCGTGGCCAAGCATCTTGGACAGCAGAACGAGCCGCGCAGCACGGCGTCCGCCGCCGCGCGCTGA